The Sneathiella limimaris region TGACGGAATGATTGCGGAAGAAGATCAATTGCCTAGGATTGAGCAGGAGATCCTCCAAATGAGCGACTATTATCTTGGCCACTACCGAGCTGAAGGATTACCTCCAATTACGTTGTTTGCTGGTTATTATGAACAGCAATCTGCTGGCCGCACACCTCATTCGCCACGAGTATGCATACCTTCAGGTGGTTGGAAAATTACTGATCTGACAACGATTTCCCTCAATAACAACGGAATTTCAGTACCTGTAAATCGGGTCATGATTGGCAAAGGTGAACAAAAACTACTTGTTTACTACTGGTTCCAGCAACGAGGCAAATACATCGCCAACGAATATATGGCAAAATTCAACTTGTTGCTTGGCGGCTTAAAGTCAAACCGCACAGACGGAGCTTTAATTCGCCTATCGATGCCGGTAGGGACCGAAATGTCTGAAGTTGTTGCGGATCAGCGTCTTGCTGATTTTGCAGGTGAACTGTTTGAGATTCTTCCAAAATTTATTCCTAACGAATGAACTTATCTAACATAATTTTTCCTATTTCTCTGGTCCACAATCTTACGAAACGTTTGCATGAATTTGTTATTAAACCCACTCAGTAAATACTCTACCCAGACTACAAGGAAAGACGAAACCCAAGGATCACCTGTTATCTGTGCATTTTTAAATAAGGATAGGTTGAACTCGTCGGTTTCTTTTAATTCTTTTGCTAGAATTGATAATAAAGAAGATCTTTTCATGGGACGAAAACTCTGCGGAAAATGGAATATAACAGGATCATCGGTTCTAACATTTGGATGTTTCATAAAGAGATTGAACCGATTGCTAATAGATAATGTAGAAACCCCACTTTCATATAACGCAGAATTAAAAGAAGGTTGATCAGCATTTACTCCTGATTTATCGTAAGTCCTCCATTTTAGCCACTTCTCGCACCAAAGCTGAGAAAAAGCACGAGTGGTTTTTGTATCCCTTATAAAAAATACCCCTGCGTTAAAATATTCAGTAGGAGAGAGTACCCACTCTAAATCACAAATACTTTTTTCCAACCAGCCCTCAGTTTCAGGTGAGGAATCGATAATGTTTACAGCGGCAAATTCAAACTTATGCTCATAAAGTTCTGACAAATCATTTATCGGAAGTGTATCGCTATCCAAATATACAAAGTCTCCTTCGACCATTAACCGCAAGTTTGCTTTTAACCACCTGCTCCTCTCCCTTTCCGTTCCATTAAATGAGGCAATTGATAATATGACGTTTGGAATATCCAAAATTTGATGATTTATTGAACGCAAGGCTTCAATTGTTTTGCAATCTACACAAAGAAAAATCCGATATTTATGTTTTAAGTGCCTCAACGCATGCATACTCGTCAGAGCCCAATCAGCAAAGTCGGTTTTCTTAGCATTGCAGATAACTGCATATACGACTTGATATTCCATTAGCACATCCCCCTTGCCGCCTACTGCTCTGTCATCGCCCGTCTAAAGCTCGATAAAATTGGTTTCATGATATACTGGAGGGCGGTCCGTTCTCCAGTTGAAATCATTACGTCAGCCTGCATCCCTGGACGCAACTGATCAATTTGCAGATTTGCAACCTCCAGGTTATCGATTTGGACCTGTGTTTGGTAGTATGTCTCACCCGTACGATCATTTGTCAGGCTGTCAGCGGAAACATTAACAACTGTCCCCTCTGCAGGTGAGACTTCTCGCTGGCTAAAGGCGGGAAAAGTAATTCGGGCTTTCGCGCCGATATTTACGACATCAATATCGGTCGGATTGACTTTTGCTTCGACGATCAACTTCTGGTTCACCGGAACAATTTCCATTAAGGCTTCACCACTGCTAATGACACCCCCGGCTGTATGAACGGCCATGTTCACAATGACGCCTTTTGTAGGGGCTTTAATGTCTGTGCGACGCAAGATATCAAGAGACGATTTCTCCTGTTCTTCAAGATCAAAAAGTTGCGCCTGAACGGTTTTCAATCCTTCAACAGCTTCGTTTAACACTGCATTTTGCAGTTCATTAATTTGAAGTTCAATCTCACCGATAGCCTGCTTTGTCTGTGCTATTCGAGCGACACTTTGGCTTCTCGCACCGGTCAGCTCGGCAGCCTGTCGCTGTAAAGCTCGCAAGCGGGTCATTTTCGCAAGTTTCTTACGAACTAAGGTCTCAACATCCTTCAGCTCCAAGCCAATAAGTTTTATCTGTTGATTTGTTGACGCTATCTGATTTTCAAGGCCCCGAATTTCCTCGGTCATTTGCGCAATTTTTTGTCTCAAAATTGTGATTTGGCCCTCTCTAGCCAATCGGCGAGCCTGGAAAATATTCTGCTGGCTCTCCATCGCCTTGACTACATTTGGATCATCCTGGCGTGATAGCAACCACTCCGGAAATGCGATAGCCGAAACATTATCTCTTTCTGCTTCGAAGCGCGCTTTTTCCGCCAAAGAAACCATTTTCCTTCCGTAAACGAGTTGCAGTGACGCCTGCGCTTGTGTCTGGTCCAGCTCCACAAGGGTTTCACCCTCTTCAACAACTTGACCGTCTTTCACCAAAATTTTGCTAACGATACCGCCTTCCAAGTGCTGAATTGTCTTCCGGCTGCCTTCGACACTAACCACACCGCTTGCAATTGCAGCACTTCCGAGGGGTGCGAGAGCCGCCCATCCCCCAAATCCACCAAAAAAGGCCAACACAATAAAAATGCCAACCCATACAGGCTTGGAAATTCCAATCGCATCCGATGCAGTTTGTTGCCCACTCATGTCTTTGGTGTTCCTACTCTAATGACAACTTTAGGTGCCCACACCTTTTAGCTTGCGCAGCATATTTGCTTTATCTCCGGCGGCATAGAGCTGAAAAATCTCTTCAACTTCTGCTTCACTGAGCTCCCGTCCGGCTAGAGATAAAATTTCAGTCTTTACTTCCGGGCTTATCTCGACTGCGGTCACTTCTTCTTTACCGGCAGTTTGTGCAATTGATTGCACATTAGGGTTTCTCGGCGATGCTGCACCGTTTTGCGAAGCTCTTTTACGAGCTCGATCTGCATTTCGTTGCTTAATTGATTGAAGACGAGACATTCTGGAAGCAGCAGCCTTCTTAGCCGCATCGGCAGAATTTGCAGCTGATGCAGCAGGTAACCTTGCAACTTGACTTGTTTTCTTTTCACTGCCTTCAAGCTCCAGATTTGCGTCTGCTTCCTCGGCCGTAAATCGACCTGGACCAGCGACACCAAGATGCTTAGGGCCCTGTAATTTTTCGAGAATTTCATCCCGATACCCAAAATCATCTACCATTCCATTTCGAAGAACGACGATTTTATCCGCATAACGCAAAACATTTGGCCGATGCGCAACAACAATGATGGTCATTCCCTCTCCTGACAATGCATCCATTGCCTCCATCAAAGCTGTTTCACCTTCACTATCCAGATTAGCGTTTGGCTCGTCCAATACCAGCAAGCAAGGGTTTCCATATATGGCACGGGCAAGCGCTATTCGTTGCCGTTGACCACCAGAAAGAGCCATTCCGCCGTCGCCAATTTCTGTTTCATACCCCTTTTCCATACGCAGAATCATTTCGTGAACGCCTGCTTTCTTTGCAGCTTCCACAACAGAATCTGGATCACCTTCGGCCATACGGGAAATATTTTCTTTAATCGTCCCGGCAAACAATTCAACATCTTGCGGAAGATACCCAACATACTGGCCACGGTCACGCGCAGGCCATTCTGAAACGTCCATATTATCGAGACGAGCCTGACCAGTTCGGGGACTCAGATTTCCAACAATTATTCTGGCAAGGGTCGATTTTCCCGCAGCTGTCGGTCCAATAAGTCCAACGATTTCACCTGCCTTGATTTTGAAACTGACGTTGCGAAGTACCGGCTCGGAATGACCAGGATGAACATAACTTACATTTTCAACATCGATATTTCCCTTAGGTCTGGGAAGCGGCATTGTCTTTGGATCAAGTTCCGTATTGCTGATTTTAGCCTTTAGTCTTGCGTAAGCCGAGCGGGCCCCGACAAAACCTTTCCAGGTTCCAATTGCTTGCTCAACTGGGGCAAGCGCTCTGCCCATTATCATAGAGCCAGCAATCATTGAACCTGCTGTCATTTCCCCCTGTATAACCAGCCAGGCACCTGCACTCGACACGCCAATTTGCAAAACCATTCGGAGAAACTTAGATGCGGATGTAACCAATCCACCCAAATCACTCGCTCTCGCCTGCATCTCCAGAGCCTTAGAATTGGTCGTGTTCCATTTAGCCAGAAGATTAGGCAGCATTCCCATAGCTTCGATGACATCAGCATTTCGTGAGGCGGCTTCCGCCTGCCCCATTGCCTCAATACTGCTGTGGCTTGCCTGTGCCAAAGATCGACGCGTGATAATTTCGTTCAAAAGTGCGAGGGAGAACAGCATCCCCGCCCCTGCTAAGGCTATCCCACCCAATATTGGATGCAGTAAAAACATTAACAGCATGAACAATGGTGCAAAAGGTGCATCAAGTATGGGGAATATCCCTGCACCTGTTAAAAATGACCTGAAGGTTGCCAAATCCCGCAGCCCCTGAACGTTAGCATCCTCACCCTGTTTTAGGGTCGCGTATATGCTTGCGGTGAGAGCAACGCCCCCTAGACGACGATCTAGCCAACCACTTAGGCGCACCATTACATAAGTTCTGACAGCTTCAAGAGCTGCCATCGTTAAAAGTGCACCAATGGCGATCAGCATTAGCATTATCAAGGTGTCGGTATTCTGACTGGAAATAACCCGATCAAATACCTGCATCATGTAAAGGGGGGCCGTAAGCATCAGCAAATTTATGCACAACCCAAAAATGGCTATGACAATAAATACCCGACGACACTTTGCCAGTGTCTCTTTCAGGAGGACTATTCCTTTTTCCTTCACAGCCGTCTCACCGCACTACCTGATTTGTATTTGAATTTTAAGACCAAGAACTGAATCTATGCCTCTATTTTCAAATAGAAATGGCATAACTGTGGCAAACGTTGCGAAATCACCACGAATTCGCCAATTATTGGTCAAAAAAAGCAAACCACTACTTTTATTGATGCTTGAAATACGGTTATAGTCCAACGATAGTGAACATAGATTTAATACGGCTCAAAAATGTTGGCATGCCAGCCGGCGGGAGGCTTATGTGAAAATATTATCTGTACTTGGCTTTTGGACGCGTCTTGCAGTTGTAGGCCTAATGACAACACTGGCGGCGTGTGCATCGAA contains the following coding sequences:
- a CDS encoding type I secretion system permease/ATPase, translating into MKEKGIVLLKETLAKCRRVFIVIAIFGLCINLLMLTAPLYMMQVFDRVISSQNTDTLIMLMLIAIGALLTMAALEAVRTYVMVRLSGWLDRRLGGVALTASIYATLKQGEDANVQGLRDLATFRSFLTGAGIFPILDAPFAPLFMLLMFLLHPILGGIALAGAGMLFSLALLNEIITRRSLAQASHSSIEAMGQAEAASRNADVIEAMGMLPNLLAKWNTTNSKALEMQARASDLGGLVTSASKFLRMVLQIGVSSAGAWLVIQGEMTAGSMIAGSMIMGRALAPVEQAIGTWKGFVGARSAYARLKAKISNTELDPKTMPLPRPKGNIDVENVSYVHPGHSEPVLRNVSFKIKAGEIVGLIGPTAAGKSTLARIIVGNLSPRTGQARLDNMDVSEWPARDRGQYVGYLPQDVELFAGTIKENISRMAEGDPDSVVEAAKKAGVHEMILRMEKGYETEIGDGGMALSGGQRQRIALARAIYGNPCLLVLDEPNANLDSEGETALMEAMDALSGEGMTIIVVAHRPNVLRYADKIVVLRNGMVDDFGYRDEILEKLQGPKHLGVAGPGRFTAEEADANLELEGSEKKTSQVARLPAASAANSADAAKKAAASRMSRLQSIKQRNADRARKRASQNGAASPRNPNVQSIAQTAGKEEVTAVEISPEVKTEILSLAGRELSEAEVEEIFQLYAAGDKANMLRKLKGVGT
- a CDS encoding glycosyltransferase, producing the protein MEYQVVYAVICNAKKTDFADWALTSMHALRHLKHKYRIFLCVDCKTIEALRSINHQILDIPNVILSIASFNGTERERSRWLKANLRLMVEGDFVYLDSDTLPINDLSELYEHKFEFAAVNIIDSSPETEGWLEKSICDLEWVLSPTEYFNAGVFFIRDTKTTRAFSQLWCEKWLKWRTYDKSGVNADQPSFNSALYESGVSTLSISNRFNLFMKHPNVRTDDPVIFHFPQSFRPMKRSSLLSILAKELKETDEFNLSLFKNAQITGDPWVSSFLVVWVEYLLSGFNNKFMQTFRKIVDQRNRKNYVR
- a CDS encoding HlyD family type I secretion periplasmic adaptor subunit, with product MSGQQTASDAIGISKPVWVGIFIVLAFFGGFGGWAALAPLGSAAIASGVVSVEGSRKTIQHLEGGIVSKILVKDGQVVEEGETLVELDQTQAQASLQLVYGRKMVSLAEKARFEAERDNVSAIAFPEWLLSRQDDPNVVKAMESQQNIFQARRLAREGQITILRQKIAQMTEEIRGLENQIASTNQQIKLIGLELKDVETLVRKKLAKMTRLRALQRQAAELTGARSQSVARIAQTKQAIGEIELQINELQNAVLNEAVEGLKTVQAQLFDLEEQEKSSLDILRRTDIKAPTKGVIVNMAVHTAGGVISSGEALMEIVPVNQKLIVEAKVNPTDIDVVNIGAKARITFPAFSQREVSPAEGTVVNVSADSLTNDRTGETYYQTQVQIDNLEVANLQIDQLRPGMQADVMISTGERTALQYIMKPILSSFRRAMTEQ